The Streptomyces sp. HUAS MG91 sequence CGGAGTCGGGGACGGTGCGCTCCAGGACCTGGACGCGGGCGATGTGGCCGGTGCGGGCGAGCGCGGCCAGAGTGCGCCCCCAGCCGGAGACGTTGCTGGTCTGTGTTGCCGGGTCGAGCAGGGCGAAGGCTCGCGAGGAGACCTTGACCACGGCTGTGAGGGTGCCGGTGTGCGGGTCGTGCACCGCGCCGAAACGTCCGCCCGGGGCAGTGGCCACCCGCAGCGAGGCAGCCGTGCCCGGTAGGTGAAGGAGGCCTTCGCGCTGCGGCCGGGTGGAGGGGCGGGCGAGCCAGACGAGCTGGCCCCGGAAGCGGCGCAGCACGTACTGGATCACGATCGGCGCCCAGTCGGCGAGCGCCCGCCCGCGGTGCCGAATGAAGACTGCGGCCAGTACGAGTGCCCATAGCGGAAACAGCTTCAGCGCCCCAATGACGCCGGTGGAGAGCAGCACCGCCAGGAGCAGCAGTCCCGTAGCCGAGACCACGATCAGCTGCGGCGCGGAAAGGCCGAGCAGGACGCCACGACGCGAGCGGTGCGGGAACTTCACGGTCGCGGGACCGTCGGGGTGTGGAGCGGAAGAGTGCATGGCGAAGCCGTCCTTGGAACACGAACTGACGAAGGATGCAGGGAAGAGGGGCGGGGCGGCCGGGCCAGGTTGGGCCTCGGCCACCCCGCAAAGTGCGGGCTAGCCGTCGGAACCGCTGGGCGGCGTGGGGTAAACCCAGCTCTGCGGGGTGACGGTGCCCTGTGGCGGAGGCCCGCTGCGCCGGGCTGCCGGCGGGTCCTCGTGCAGGACCTGCGGCGGAGCGACGGACGCGCCCTGCGGGGTCGGACCGGAGGCCACCGGAGCTGCATCCGCTTCGCCCTGGCCGGGGCGCTGGATGAGGGGAACCCCGCGGTCGCCGTCGGTGGGAGGCCGGCGGATCAGGGCGCGGCCCTTGTCACCGGTGGCGTTGGGGTCCTCGCCGAAGCGGAAGTGGGTCTGCTTCGGCTTGCCGCCCCCGCTCGAGCCACCAGTCGGGTCGATCCCGGAGGCCACCCCGCCCGAGCCCTGGCCCGGCACCGTGGCCGGGCCCTGCGGAGCGGGCATCCCGGTGCTGGCCTGCATGGCGAGCTGACCCGCCGTCTTCGCCGCACCGGCAGCCACCGCCATGCCCGCCACACCGGTGCGGTGCAGGTCGTCGTGCCCACCGCCGTCGGCAGCCCAGTGCACGAACTTGTACGTCGCGTACGGGCAGAGCATCACCAGCACCATCACGACCAGACCCGCCAGCGCGTCGGACAGCGCGCCGAGCCCGTCACTCGCTTCGGTCTTGCCCATGGCCGAGACGCCCAGCAAGAACACGATCGTCATCAGCAGTTTGGAGACGACCAGCGTGCTGGTGGCCTCGATCCAGCCACGCCGCCAGCGCCGCGCGACCTCC is a genomic window containing:
- a CDS encoding ATP-binding protein, which encodes MGACDLPLMNTVCDTVGGVVGATGEAVTDGIGAWIAKSMGEMAQAAADLATKAVDKTTAIDLNADWFRHNYELLLPIGLVLTVGTFCLQLTRAAWRRDEQALAQAFYGTVIGVLFAFAAIACTTVAITVVDALSAGLFKAANSSVDDAIRRVIKVNELGAMYGLGWGVPAIIALGCAVGAFLYWAVMVARKVGILILVSLAVFAGAGGGWEVARRWRRGWIEATSTLVVSKLLMTIVFLLGVSAMGKTEASDGLGALSDALAGLVVMVLVMLCPYATYKFVHWAADGGGHDDLHRTGVAGMAVAAGAAKTAGQLAMQASTGMPAPQGPATVPGQGSGGVASGIDPTGGSSGGGKPKQTHFRFGEDPNATGDKGRALIRRPPTDGDRGVPLIQRPGQGEADAAPVASGPTPQGASVAPPQVLHEDPPAARRSGPPPQGTVTPQSWVYPTPPSGSDG